A stretch of Zootoca vivipara chromosome 13, rZooViv1.1, whole genome shotgun sequence DNA encodes these proteins:
- the LOC118094934 gene encoding pro-adrenomedullin, whose amino-acid sequence MDSRSFLVMLCFLMTSSCQPWRAFGTMDRRQPPPFASFLNQLLKIREGADGRALQEPGLEAAERSTQWAQVEGVRSQLNLLKSSAPGHRVPRHLLASPSMRGCQLGTCQVQNLANLLYRYGGNSQKDESRKNNKDTADPMGYGRRRRRAAGHGLPTPT is encoded by the exons ATGGATTCAAGAAGTTTTCTTGTGATGCTTTGCTTTCTGATGACATCTTCATGTCAGCCCTGGAGGGCATTTGGAACAATGGACAG GCGGCAGCCGCCTCCTTTTGCCTCCTTCCTGAATCAGCTCCTGAAGATACGCGAAGGAGCAGACGGCAGAGCCTTGCAGGAGCCTGGGTTGGAAGCAGCAGAAAGGTCCACCCAGTGGGCGCAGGTGGAGGGAGTGAGAAGCCAGCTGAACCTGTTGAAGAG CTCCGCTCCTGGGCACCGTGTCCCTCGGCACCTGCTGGCCTCGCCTTCCATGCGTGGGTGCCAGCTTGGCACCTGCCAGGTGCAGAACCTCGCCAACCTTCTGTACCGTTATGGGGGCAACAGCCAGAAGGACGAATCCCGCAAGAACAACAAGGACACAGCCGATCCCATGGGCTATGGGCGCAGGAGACGCCGGGCGGCTGGGCATGGCTTGCCCACTCCCACTTAA